A window of Hymenobacter aerilatus contains these coding sequences:
- the nuoH gene encoding NADH-quinone oxidoreductase subunit NuoH — protein sequence MLELPALGWQSIVIFVVFALSLLIATYCTYAERVIAAFLQDRVGPDRAGPYGLLQPLADAVKMFTKEEFFPSGANTALFIFGPCLAMITALMSSAVIPFGNVLEFGSNYFFLQGIEVNIGMLWVFGVVSLGVYGIMIGGWASNNKFSLLGAIRAASQNISYELAMGMSLIAVLMISGTLSLREITLQQSVAGEWHFWNIVKQPLGFIIFLVCAFAETNRTPFDLPECETELVGGYHTEYSSMKLGLYLFSEYVNIFVASAVMSVLYFGGFNFPFQYELRDWLVSNQDWTLAGAQNLITILGTVLLFGKIFGFIFFFMWVRWTLPRFRYDQLMRLGWTILIPLSIFNILLTGGLISFGIIQ from the coding sequence ATGCTAGAACTTCCTGCCCTCGGCTGGCAATCCATCGTCATCTTCGTAGTCTTTGCGCTGTCGTTGTTGATTGCTACGTATTGTACCTACGCCGAACGCGTAATTGCGGCCTTTCTGCAAGACCGGGTAGGCCCGGACCGTGCCGGCCCCTACGGCTTGCTTCAGCCGTTGGCCGATGCCGTGAAGATGTTCACCAAGGAAGAATTTTTCCCCAGTGGTGCCAATACGGCACTATTCATCTTTGGCCCTTGCCTGGCCATGATTACGGCGCTGATGTCGTCGGCAGTTATTCCGTTTGGCAACGTGCTGGAGTTCGGTTCCAACTACTTCTTTCTGCAAGGCATCGAGGTGAATATCGGGATGCTGTGGGTATTTGGCGTAGTGTCGCTGGGCGTGTACGGTATCATGATTGGTGGCTGGGCTTCCAACAACAAGTTTTCGTTGCTGGGCGCCATCCGGGCGGCTTCGCAGAATATCAGCTACGAGCTGGCCATGGGCATGTCGCTGATTGCGGTGCTGATGATTTCGGGTACTCTGTCGCTGCGCGAAATCACCTTGCAGCAGTCGGTAGCTGGCGAGTGGCATTTCTGGAATATCGTGAAGCAGCCCTTGGGCTTTATCATTTTCCTGGTGTGTGCTTTCGCTGAAACCAACCGTACGCCCTTTGACTTGCCCGAGTGCGAAACCGAGCTGGTAGGGGGCTACCACACCGAGTATTCGTCGATGAAACTGGGTCTGTATCTATTTTCTGAATACGTGAACATCTTCGTGGCCTCAGCCGTGATGAGCGTGCTGTACTTCGGTGGTTTCAATTTTCCTTTCCAGTACGAGCTGCGCGACTGGTTGGTGAGCAACCAAGACTGGACATTGGCCGGCGCGCAAAACCTGATTACCATTCTGGGTACCGTACTGCTATTCGGAAAGATTTTCGGTTTCATCTTTTTCTTCATGTGGGTGCGCTGGACCCTACCCCGCTTCCGCTACGACCAGCTGATGCGCCTGGGCTGGACCATTCTTATCCCCCTATCCATTTTCAACATCCTACTCACGGGCGGATTGATTTCGTTTGGTATCATTCAGTAG
- a CDS encoding NADH-quinone oxidoreductase subunit J family protein, protein MSPLFLFLSFLALLSALGVVIAKNPVHSVLFLILTFFALSGHYLILNAQFLAAVNIIVYAGAIMVLFLFVIMFLNLNAETEPKKPLLAQIAAVIAGGSLLLVLVAALRNVEPVGYDAATFDSQIGMVDRLGLILYDQYLLPFELASILFLAAMVGAVMLGKRETGERNF, encoded by the coding sequence ATGTCCCCACTTTTTCTCTTCCTGTCGTTTCTGGCGTTGCTGAGCGCGCTGGGCGTGGTTATCGCCAAGAATCCCGTGCACAGCGTGTTGTTCCTGATCCTGACGTTCTTTGCCTTGTCGGGGCACTACCTGATTCTGAACGCGCAGTTTCTGGCAGCCGTGAACATCATCGTGTATGCGGGTGCTATTATGGTGCTGTTCCTGTTCGTGATTATGTTTCTGAACCTGAACGCTGAAACAGAGCCTAAAAAGCCTTTGCTGGCACAGATAGCCGCCGTCATTGCGGGTGGCTCTTTACTGCTCGTGCTGGTGGCTGCGCTTCGCAACGTAGAGCCAGTAGGCTACGATGCTGCTACCTTCGACTCGCAGATTGGTATGGTGGACCGCCTTGGCCTGATCTTGTACGATCAGTACTTACTGCCTTTCGAATTGGCTTCTATCCTGTTCCTAGCTGCTATGGTAGGCGCTGTGATGCTGGGCAAACGCGAAACGGGCGAGCGGAATTTCTAA
- a CDS encoding 2Fe-2S iron-sulfur cluster-binding protein, with protein MAKITFDGIEIEVPDGTTIMNAARTVGGSIVPPAMCYYTPLKGSGGKCRACLVKVTAGSTKDPRPMPKLVPSCITSVQDGMVVENTVNQQVLDVRKGIVEMLLINHPLDCPVCDQAGECDLQNFAFEHGVSTTRYTEERRTFDKIDIGPLIQLHMTRCILCYRCVYTANQVAGDRVHGVLGRGDAAEIGTYIENIIDQDFSGNVIDVCPVGALTDKTWRFKSRVWFTKPVNAHRDCPKCSGNVLLWYKGKDVLRITARKDEYGEVKEWICNECRFEKKETSDWTIEGPAHIDRSSVISANHYELPVLNHSVVADLPESTQRELEKNPPLKLGS; from the coding sequence ATGGCTAAAATAACCTTCGACGGCATTGAGATTGAGGTTCCCGATGGAACCACAATCATGAATGCGGCTCGTACCGTGGGCGGTAGCATTGTGCCACCGGCCATGTGCTACTACACGCCGCTGAAAGGCTCGGGCGGCAAGTGCCGTGCCTGCCTAGTGAAAGTAACGGCTGGCTCTACCAAAGACCCGCGTCCCATGCCCAAGCTGGTGCCTTCGTGCATTACGTCGGTACAGGACGGCATGGTAGTCGAAAATACTGTGAATCAGCAGGTGCTGGATGTGCGCAAGGGCATTGTGGAGATGCTGCTCATCAACCACCCCCTCGATTGCCCCGTGTGCGACCAGGCAGGTGAGTGCGATTTGCAAAACTTTGCTTTTGAGCACGGCGTGAGCACTACGCGCTATACTGAGGAGCGCCGTACGTTCGACAAAATCGACATTGGGCCGCTGATTCAGCTGCACATGACGCGTTGCATCTTGTGCTACCGCTGCGTGTACACCGCCAACCAAGTAGCCGGCGACCGGGTACACGGCGTGCTGGGCCGCGGCGACGCCGCTGAAATTGGCACCTACATCGAAAACATCATCGATCAGGACTTCTCCGGTAACGTTATCGACGTGTGCCCAGTAGGCGCCCTCACCGACAAAACATGGCGCTTTAAGTCGCGCGTGTGGTTTACGAAGCCCGTGAATGCCCACCGCGACTGCCCCAAATGCTCAGGCAATGTGCTGCTGTGGTACAAAGGCAAAGATGTGCTACGCATAACCGCTCGTAAAGATGAGTATGGAGAGGTGAAGGAGTGGATCTGCAACGAGTGCCGCTTCGAGAAGAAAGAAACCTCGGACTGGACTATTGAAGGCCCTGCTCACATCGACCGCTCTTCCGTGATTTCGGCTAACCATTACGAGCTGCCAGTGCTTAACCATTCCGTAGTAGCCGACCTACCCGAAAGTACCCAGCGCGAGTTGGAGAAAAATCCACCGCTGAAATTAGGATCGTAA
- a CDS encoding NuoI/complex I 23 kDa subunit family protein has protein sequence MQPLSNRAKQVDKKPMTLAERAYLPAIFQGLSITMRHFFMKKPTIRYPEEQRPFSPVFRGLHVLKRDEQGRERCTACGLCAVACPAEAITMVAGERKKGEEGLYREEKYAVSYEINMLRCIFCGLCEEACPKAAVYLQADKMAPPRFERDEFIYGKNRLVEPVSPDNRSKRGIQLTEEQAQQLRAKMDAQLA, from the coding sequence ATGCAACCCCTTAGCAATAGAGCCAAGCAAGTCGACAAAAAGCCCATGACGCTGGCCGAGCGGGCTTACCTGCCGGCTATCTTTCAGGGCCTGAGCATCACGATGCGGCACTTCTTCATGAAGAAGCCTACCATTCGCTACCCCGAGGAGCAGCGGCCATTTTCGCCGGTGTTCCGTGGCCTGCACGTGCTAAAGCGCGACGAACAGGGTAGGGAGCGATGCACTGCCTGTGGCCTGTGCGCCGTGGCCTGCCCTGCCGAAGCTATTACGATGGTAGCCGGCGAGCGGAAAAAGGGCGAAGAAGGCCTGTATCGCGAGGAGAAATACGCCGTCAGCTACGAAATTAATATGCTACGGTGCATATTCTGCGGCCTTTGCGAAGAAGCCTGCCCCAAAGCAGCCGTCTACCTGCAAGCCGATAAAATGGCTCCACCCCGCTTCGAGCGCGATGAGTTCATTTATGGTAAAAACCGCTTGGTAGAGCCTGTTTCACCAGACAACCGCTCGAAGCGGGGCATCCAGCTCACCGAGGAGCAAGCCCAGCAGCTACGTGCTAAAATGGACGCTCAGCTGGCGTAA